The DNA sequence CATCGCGAAGGCGACCCCGACGATGGCCGCGCAGGCGACGACGCAGCGCAGCGCGGTGATGACGACGTGCCCGGTCAGTACGGCGCCCCGGGAGACGTCCATGACCTTGAACCGGTTGATGACGCCCTTCGTCATATCGGAGTTGACGGCCGCCGCCGTGGTCCCCAGCCCGTAGCTGATGGCCATGACGAGCAACCCCGGCGTCACGTAGTCGATGTACTTCTCGCCGACGGCGAAGCCGCCGCCGAGCACCTTGACGAACATCAGCATGATGACGATGGGGAACAGGAGCGCCTGGAACACCGTGACGGGATTCCGCACCGTGTGCTTGAGGTTGCGGCGCAGCATGATCAACGAGTCGGCCAGGGGCGCGGGGAGCGTGGTCACGGCGCGATCGCCTCCTTGTGGGTGTGGTCGGTGCCGGCGTGGTCGGTGCCGGTGCGGTCGGTGCCGGTGCGGTCGGTGAGGGAGAGGAAGACGTCGTCGAGGTCGGGGGTGTGGACGGTCAGTTCGTCGGCCTGGACGCCGGACGCGTCGAGCCAGTCGAGGAGGGCGCGGAGTTCGCGCTGGCTGCCGTCGCTGGGGATCCGCAGGGACAGCGTCTCGTCGTCCGCGGTCGCCTCGCGCAGCGCGCCGGCGGCGGACCGGTACGCGGCCGGGCCGGTGAACCGCAGCCGCACGTACCCGCCGGGGACCAGCCGCTTCAATGCGTCGGGGCTGCCCTCGGCGGCGATCGCGCCGCCGCTCAGCACCGCGACGCGGTCGGCGAGTTCGTCGGCCTCCTCCAGGTACTGGGTGGTGAGGAAGATGGTGGTGCCGTCGGCCACCAGCGCGCGGACGATGTCCCACATCGTGCGGCGGCTGCGCGGGTCGAGGCCCGTCGTCGGCTCGTCCAGGAAGATGATCCGAGGAGTGCCGACCAGCGTCATCGCCAGGTCCAGCTTCCGGCGCATGCCGCCGGAGTACGCCGCCGCCGGCTTGTCCGCCGACTCCGTCAGGTCGAACCGCTCCAGCAGTCCCGCGACCACCCGGCCGGCGGAGCGGACGCGCTTCAGGTCCGCCATCAGCCGGAGGTTCTCCCGGCCGGTGAGCAGGTCGTCCACCGCCGCGAACTGCCCGGTGACGCCGATGGCCGCGCGGACGTCCCTGGTCCCGGTCGCGACGTCGTGCCCGGCGACGCGCACCGTTCCGGCGTCGGCCCTCGCCAGCGTGGTCAGGATGTTGACGGTCGTCGTCTTGCCCGCGCCGTTCGGGCCGAGCAGGGAGAAGACCGACCCCGCGGGGACGTCGAAGTCGATGCCGTCGAGGACGACTTGATCACCGTATGTCTTGCGCAGTCCCGAGACCGCGATCGCCGAACCGTTCATGCCCCTACCGTCGCGGCCGGCCCTGACACGCGGCTGTCACGCCCCTGACACGGGTCCTGACACGGGCCCATACACGGGCCCTGACACGCGTCCCCGTACGACGAAGCGGCCGGCGCGCACCCCGCGCACCGGCCGCTTCCGCCGTCGGAGATCAGCCTTGGACGAGGCCGTCCCACTCCGCCCCCGCCGCGGCCAGCACCTCGTCGTCGTCCGCGACCGGGACGCCGAGCGTCCGCAGGCCCGCCGCGAGGGCCGCCAGGGAGGCCAGGACGGTGGCGCGGGCGGCGGCCCTCCCGTAGTGGTTCACCCGGATCATCTCCTTGGCGAGCGCGCCGCCGCCCGCCTGGAGCGGTACGGCCGGGTCGGCCGCCAGGGCCGCCGCGACGATCTCCCGCGCGTCGACGCCC is a window from the Streptomyces mobaraensis genome containing:
- a CDS encoding ATP-binding cassette domain-containing protein, whose protein sequence is MNGSAIAVSGLRKTYGDQVVLDGIDFDVPAGSVFSLLGPNGAGKTTTVNILTTLARADAGTVRVAGHDVATGTRDVRAAIGVTGQFAAVDDLLTGRENLRLMADLKRVRSAGRVVAGLLERFDLTESADKPAAAYSGGMRRKLDLAMTLVGTPRIIFLDEPTTGLDPRSRRTMWDIVRALVADGTTIFLTTQYLEEADELADRVAVLSGGAIAAEGSPDALKRLVPGGYVRLRFTGPAAYRSAAGALREATADDETLSLRIPSDGSQRELRALLDWLDASGVQADELTVHTPDLDDVFLSLTDRTGTDRTGTDHAGTDHTHKEAIAP
- a CDS encoding ABC transporter permease; this encodes MTTLPAPLADSLIMLRRNLKHTVRNPVTVFQALLFPIVIMLMFVKVLGGGFAVGEKYIDYVTPGLLVMAISYGLGTTAAAVNSDMTKGVINRFKVMDVSRGAVLTGHVVITALRCVVACAAIVGVAFAMGFDPEAGALDWLGVVGMVLLLGVSAGWLTVALGLAAKTVESAGMAAVPLVMLPFLSSAFVPADTMGTGVRQFVEYQPFTPIIETLRGLLAGHPSGGDAAAAVAWCVGFAVLGYVWAVATFKKRA